From Methylopila sp. M107, a single genomic window includes:
- a CDS encoding phage regulatory CII family protein, with product MTIARQLSRNEYDALKAATKRLITLVGGLEAAARITRVGHQQLSRYQSREHADQFMPIDIVADLEAEAGEAVVTKVLADLANCNVTSRDEGETEPLGRHLARIAKENADLVAALAIAMSDGKLDDTERATLRAELHAAMDALNRLFGALDGEGAT from the coding sequence ATGACGATCGCGCGGCAGCTTTCGCGGAACGAGTACGACGCGCTCAAGGCCGCGACAAAGCGACTGATCACGCTCGTCGGCGGGCTCGAGGCGGCGGCGCGGATCACCCGCGTCGGCCATCAGCAGCTCTCGCGCTACCAGTCGCGTGAGCACGCCGACCAGTTCATGCCGATCGACATCGTCGCCGACCTCGAGGCCGAGGCCGGCGAAGCCGTAGTCACCAAGGTTCTGGCCGATCTCGCCAACTGCAACGTGACGTCGCGCGACGAAGGCGAGACCGAACCGCTCGGCCGGCATCTTGCGCGCATCGCCAAGGAAAACGCCGATCTCGTCGCGGCGCTCGCGATCGCGATGTCCGATGGCAAGCTCGACGACACGGAGCGCGCGACTCTCCGCGCCGAACTTCACGCGGCGATGGACGCGCTGAACCGCCTGTTCGGCGCGCTCGACGGCGAGGGCGCGACGTGA
- a CDS encoding XRE family transcriptional regulator has product MDAGLTFKHAFQMDTRTFGAVIRQARKAKNLTREDVADRFKVTVQAVGLWETDKAAPSSGKLHTLCKMLEIDPLAALAGEFKARPDQSLAEAEATEPVEIGPIRTGPIDVEVWGITVGGDDAEFYFNGNVINRVARPPGLRHAASVFALEIAGESMVPRFQAGELIYCQRVPPRPGDDAVIELHGDDANPAGKSFVKRFVKRSKGVIYCRQFNPPMEVEYDLADVKEVYRIIPLRELMGG; this is encoded by the coding sequence ATGGACGCAGGCCTGACTTTCAAGCATGCCTTTCAAATGGACACGCGCACTTTTGGAGCGGTTATCCGACAGGCACGGAAGGCGAAGAACCTCACGCGAGAGGACGTCGCCGACCGTTTCAAGGTTACCGTCCAAGCCGTCGGGCTGTGGGAAACGGACAAGGCTGCGCCCTCCAGCGGTAAGCTACACACTCTTTGCAAGATGCTGGAGATCGACCCACTGGCAGCGTTGGCCGGTGAATTTAAAGCCCGGCCAGATCAATCTTTGGCAGAGGCAGAAGCAACAGAACCGGTCGAGATCGGCCCGATCCGCACGGGACCAATCGACGTCGAGGTCTGGGGTATTACCGTCGGCGGCGACGACGCCGAATTCTATTTCAACGGCAACGTGATCAACCGTGTTGCGCGCCCACCAGGTCTTCGGCACGCCGCCAGCGTGTTCGCGCTCGAGATAGCCGGCGAAAGCATGGTTCCGCGCTTTCAGGCGGGAGAATTGATTTACTGTCAGCGCGTTCCGCCACGCCCAGGCGATGACGCAGTGATCGAATTACACGGCGACGATGCGAACCCGGCCGGCAAAAGCTTCGTGAAGCGCTTCGTAAAGCGGTCCAAAGGAGTGATCTACTGCCGCCAGTTTAATCCGCCGATGGAAGTCGAATACGACCTCGCCGACGTCAAAGAAGTTTACCGCATCATCCCGTTGCGCGAACTGATGGGCGGCTGA
- a CDS encoding Cro/CI family transcriptional regulator — translation MFSKARRAFNCGMTNQDALSPLQQAIETLGGPSAAARFLNITPQAVGQWRRAPAERVLEIERVSGVPRHELRPDLYPSPEAAA, via the coding sequence TTGTTTTCAAAAGCAAGGCGTGCTTTCAATTGCGGCATGACAAACCAAGACGCCCTCAGCCCGCTCCAGCAGGCGATCGAAACGCTAGGCGGACCGAGCGCCGCCGCGCGGTTTCTCAACATCACACCGCAGGCGGTTGGCCAGTGGCGCCGAGCTCCGGCTGAGCGCGTGCTCGAAATCGAGCGCGTTTCTGGTGTGCCGCGGCACGAGCTGCGCCCGGATCTGTATCCGTCTCCTGAGGCCGCGGCGTGA
- a CDS encoding helix-turn-helix domain-containing protein, giving the protein MTGRAGLDRMRRQGPRFSMVPPAAAFDARLEALDVRVLLVFGSHIDKQGWCFRSQVKMARELNVGRATLQRAITRLIGAGYLEQRPMPTADGSQGIHEYRVFFDPQDDEAGEDGAETDAPDGGADDEIAAAPPAHQRAGVPASGQGPAHAMERAANNDPFTTKLRERRGREDLEVPEPEGLAAFRRDWPATAVDDPQAVEAVWRALSAEDRRLAVSSIPAVLAARKAAGRTHAVGGATYLARKLWEPALIAASVGGRAASATGAAESEFAQIWTKAFWACALWSATNGVTASVMRHRRQAADNRVGWPMQGEAMRAGVAALAATLRQFPSDGAHAAAWARWLATRGFDVTDKFAGSQFWVFLPEHPPPGGAAHETADDLADAMGK; this is encoded by the coding sequence GTGACGGGCAGGGCAGGGCTTGACCGGATGCGGCGGCAGGGGCCGCGCTTTTCCATGGTGCCGCCGGCGGCCGCGTTCGACGCGCGGCTCGAGGCGCTCGACGTGCGCGTGCTGCTCGTCTTCGGCTCGCATATCGACAAGCAGGGCTGGTGCTTCCGCAGCCAGGTGAAGATGGCGCGAGAGCTCAATGTCGGCCGCGCCACGCTGCAGCGCGCGATCACGCGCCTCATTGGCGCCGGCTATCTCGAGCAGCGGCCGATGCCGACCGCGGACGGCAGCCAGGGCATCCACGAGTATCGGGTGTTCTTCGACCCGCAGGACGACGAGGCCGGCGAGGATGGGGCCGAAACCGACGCGCCGGACGGCGGCGCGGACGACGAAATCGCGGCCGCCCCCCCTGCCCACCAGCGGGCAGGGGTGCCCGCCAGCGGGCAGGGGCCTGCCCACGCTATGGAGCGGGCAGCTAATAACGACCCCTTTACAACGAAGTTGAGAGAGAGGCGCGGGCGAGAGGATTTGGAAGTCCCCGAGCCGGAAGGGCTTGCGGCTTTCCGGCGGGACTGGCCGGCGACGGCGGTCGACGACCCGCAGGCCGTCGAGGCGGTGTGGCGCGCGCTTTCGGCGGAGGATCGTCGCCTTGCGGTCTCGTCGATCCCGGCGGTGCTGGCGGCGCGCAAGGCCGCGGGCCGGACGCACGCGGTCGGCGGCGCGACCTATCTCGCCCGAAAGCTCTGGGAGCCGGCGCTGATCGCGGCGTCCGTCGGCGGGCGGGCCGCGTCGGCGACGGGCGCGGCCGAGAGCGAGTTCGCTCAGATCTGGACGAAGGCCTTCTGGGCCTGCGCGCTGTGGAGCGCGACGAACGGCGTCACGGCCTCGGTCATGCGGCATCGCCGCCAGGCCGCCGACAACCGCGTCGGCTGGCCGATGCAGGGCGAGGCGATGCGGGCGGGCGTCGCGGCGCTGGCGGCGACGCTGCGCCAGTTCCCGAGCGACGGCGCGCACGCCGCGGCCTGGGCCCGGTGGCTGGCGACGCGCGGCTTCGACGTGACTGACAAGTTCGCGGGCTCGCAGTTCTGGGTGTTCCTGCCGGAGCATCCGCCGCCGG
- a CDS encoding DNA cytosine methyltransferase, with the protein MGKLFDFKDRDADRPELIVDSFAGGGGASTGIEMALGRSPDYAINHDAVALSLHAANHPSTIHLSQNIFKVDPIDVVGRRPVGLLWASPDCKHFSKAKGGAPVQRNIRDLAWVVVKWAERAKPRVIILENVEEFRGWGPLVEHEDGRLSPCPERKGETFDKWVRALKGLGYRVEHRELRACDYGAPTIRKRLFVIARRDRRPIVWPEPSHGRPTDPDVVAGRKLPWRTAAEIIDWSLPCPSIFDTAAEIFAKHGLRAVRPLKPATMARIAKGVFRYVINAPKPFIVPVTHPHDSRVNGVDEPLRTQTAANRGEHALVAPVIAYGQQGGAVRDPQDPLHTVTASRKDTDAIVAPFVTKFREGSTGHRADEPLHTITANSYVDRPGGASPLGVVAPVLVGCGGRAGQSPARSGDAPVGTLTAKADGCVVAPFLTPRYGERPGQEPRTHSIEDLSATVVPDGNGATLVAPHLMTMRSAQKPHNAADEPVHTLTAGGAHVFEVAAFLAQHNTGVVGHPVDKPLSTVTAGGHTGMTQQALVSAGLVNMKGSERRGADVEAPAPTACAQGNHAAEVRAFLVAYYGNEKEGQSCDDPMRTVTTKDRLGLVTVGGVVHQIVDIGMRMLTPRERFNAQGFPPGYRIDADADGKRLTLEAQGRMVGNSVCPPLARALVAANCADLAVLREAAE; encoded by the coding sequence ATGGGAAAACTCTTCGATTTCAAAGACCGCGACGCGGACAGGCCCGAGCTGATCGTCGATAGCTTCGCGGGCGGCGGCGGGGCCTCGACTGGCATCGAGATGGCGCTCGGGCGCTCGCCCGACTACGCGATCAATCACGACGCGGTCGCGCTTTCGCTGCACGCCGCGAACCATCCGTCGACGATCCATCTTAGCCAGAACATCTTCAAGGTCGACCCGATCGACGTTGTCGGACGCCGGCCCGTCGGCTTGCTGTGGGCGAGCCCCGACTGCAAGCACTTCTCCAAGGCCAAGGGCGGCGCGCCCGTTCAGCGCAACATCCGCGACCTCGCATGGGTCGTGGTGAAGTGGGCGGAGCGCGCGAAGCCGCGCGTCATCATCCTCGAGAACGTCGAGGAATTCCGCGGCTGGGGGCCGCTCGTCGAGCACGAAGACGGGCGGCTCTCGCCCTGCCCGGAGCGCAAGGGCGAGACGTTCGACAAGTGGGTGAGGGCGCTGAAAGGGCTCGGCTACCGGGTCGAGCATCGGGAGCTCCGCGCCTGCGACTATGGCGCGCCGACGATACGCAAGCGCCTGTTCGTGATCGCGCGCCGCGACCGGCGGCCGATCGTCTGGCCGGAACCGTCGCATGGGCGTCCGACCGACCCCGACGTCGTCGCCGGGCGCAAGCTGCCCTGGCGCACGGCCGCCGAGATCATCGACTGGTCTCTGCCATGCCCGTCGATCTTCGATACGGCGGCGGAGATCTTCGCCAAGCACGGGTTGCGCGCGGTCCGCCCGCTGAAGCCGGCGACGATGGCGCGGATCGCCAAGGGCGTGTTCCGCTACGTCATCAACGCGCCGAAGCCCTTCATCGTGCCGGTGACGCACCCGCACGACAGCCGCGTCAACGGCGTCGACGAACCGCTGCGGACCCAGACCGCGGCAAACCGGGGCGAGCATGCGCTCGTCGCGCCCGTCATCGCCTATGGCCAGCAAGGCGGCGCTGTGCGCGACCCGCAGGACCCTCTGCACACCGTGACGGCGTCGCGGAAGGACACCGACGCCATCGTCGCGCCGTTCGTCACGAAGTTCCGAGAGGGCAGCACCGGACATCGCGCCGACGAGCCTCTGCACACGATCACAGCGAACAGCTATGTCGATCGGCCGGGCGGAGCATCGCCGCTTGGTGTCGTCGCGCCGGTGCTTGTCGGTTGCGGCGGGCGAGCCGGCCAGAGCCCAGCGCGGTCGGGTGATGCGCCGGTAGGCACGCTGACCGCGAAGGCCGACGGCTGCGTCGTCGCGCCCTTCCTGACGCCCCGCTATGGCGAGCGGCCCGGGCAGGAACCGCGCACACACTCGATCGAGGATCTGTCGGCGACAGTCGTGCCTGACGGCAATGGCGCAACGCTCGTAGCCCCGCACCTGATGACGATGCGGAGCGCGCAGAAGCCGCACAACGCCGCGGACGAGCCCGTCCACACCCTGACTGCTGGCGGCGCGCATGTCTTCGAGGTCGCGGCCTTTCTCGCGCAGCACAACACCGGCGTGGTCGGACACCCCGTCGACAAACCGCTGTCGACCGTCACTGCCGGCGGGCACACCGGCATGACGCAGCAGGCTCTCGTTTCGGCGGGGCTGGTGAACATGAAGGGCAGCGAGCGGCGCGGTGCCGATGTCGAGGCACCTGCGCCGACCGCGTGCGCACAGGGCAACCACGCCGCCGAGGTCCGCGCGTTCCTAGTCGCCTACTACGGCAACGAGAAAGAGGGTCAGTCCTGCGACGATCCCATGCGCACCGTCACGACGAAGGACCGGCTCGGCCTCGTCACCGTCGGCGGAGTGGTCCACCAGATCGTCGACATCGGCATGCGGATGCTGACGCCGCGCGAGCGCTTCAACGCGCAGGGGTTTCCGCCGGGCTATCGGATCGACGCCGACGCGGACGGCAAGCGGCTGACGCTCGAGGCGCAGGGCCGGATGGTCGGCAACAGCGTGTGTCCGCCGCTCGCCCGAGCGCTTGTCGCCGCTAACTGCGCGGACCTCGCCGTGCTGCGCGAGGCCGCAGAATGA